One Setaria viridis chromosome 7, Setaria_viridis_v4.0, whole genome shotgun sequence genomic region harbors:
- the LOC117863379 gene encoding uncharacterized protein, whose translation MGAAPGNAGGRPAPPESHGAMGGYELVHSDDAPALAVDLEAGGRGFPKSSGGPAKRAAAGTSPASTAPARQRLVSLDVFRGITVLLMIIVDDAGAFIPAMNHSPWDGVTVADFVMPFFLFIVGVALALAYKRVPDKLDATKKAVLRALKLFCLGLVLQGGFFHGVRSLTFGVDLQEIRLMGILQRIAIAYLLTALCEIWLKGDEDVDYGFDLLKRYRYQLFVGAIVAITYMALLYGTYVPDWEYQTSGPGSTEKSFLVKCGVRGDTSPGCNAVGMIDRKILGIEHLYGRPVYARSKQCSINSPQNGPLPPDAPSWCQAPFDPEGLLSSVMAIVTCLIGLQYGHVIVHFQKHRERIMNWLIPSFSMLVLGFAMDFFGMHMNKPLYTLSYTLATAGAAGLLFAGIYTLVDLYGYRRPTVAMEWMGMHALMIYVLIACNILPIFIHGFYWKEPKNNLLKFIGIGA comes from the exons ATGGGCGCCGCTCCGGGCAATGCAGGAGGGAGACCGGCGCCGCCCGAGTCCCACGGCGCCATGGGGGGCTACGAGCTCGTCCACAGCGACGACGCGCCCGCCCTCGCGGTGGATCTGgaggccggcggccgcggcttcCCCAAGAGCAGCGGCGGGCCCGCGAAGCGCGCTGCGGCGGGGACCTCTccggcgtcgacggcgccggcgcggcagcggctcgTCTCCCTCGATGTCTTCAGAGGGATCACCGTGCTG CTGATGATCATCGTCGATGACGCTGGAGCATTCATTCCGGCCATGAATCACTCCCCTTGGGATGGCGTAACAGTGGCCGACTTCGTCatgcctttcttcctcttcatcgTCGGAGTCGCGCTGGCGCTCGCGTACAAG AGAGTACCGGACAAGTTGGACGCCACGAAAAAGGCGGTGCTCCGTGCCCTGAAGCTCTTTTGTCTTGGTCTTGTTCTACAAG GTGGATTCTTCCATGGTGTACGTAGTCTAACTTTTGGGGTTGACCTTCAAGAAATACGGCTCATGGGTATACTGCAG AGAATTGCAATAGCTTATCTGCTGACTGCTCTATGTGAAATTTGGCTCAAAGGAGATGAAGATGTAGATTATGGATTCGATTTGCTCAAGAGATACCGCTACCAACT GTTCGTAGGCGCAATTGTGGCGATCACATACATGGCCCTGCTGTATGGTACCTATGTTCCTGACTGGGAGTATCAGACATCAGGCCCTGGTTCCACTGAAAAGTCCTTCTTG GTGAAATGCGGAGTAAGAGGTGACACCAGCCCAGGTTGTAATGCAGTTGGCATGATCGACCGCAAAATCTTAGGCATCGAACATCTATATGGTCGACCGGTTTACGCGCGATCCAAG CAATGTAGCATCAATTCACCACAAAATGGGCCCCTTCCTCCTGACGCTCCGTCTTGGTGCCAGGCTCCTTTTGACCCTGAAGGCCTTCTCAG TTCCGTGATGGCCATTGTGACATGCTTGATCGGGCTCCAGTACGGACACGTCATTGTACATTTCCAG AAACACAGGGAGAGGATCATGAACTGGTTGATCCCTTCCTTCAGTATGCTAGTCCTGGGCTTCGCCATGGATTTCTTTG GCATGCATATGAACAAGCCGTTGTACACCCTGAGCTACACCttggccaccgccggcgccgccggtctCCTCTTCGCAGGAATCTACACGCTGGTCGACCTCTACGGTTACCGGCGGCCGACCGTCGCCATGGAGTGGATGGGGATGCACGCACTGATGATCTACGTCCTCATCGCGTGCAACATCCTGCCCATCTTCATCCACGGCTTCTACTGGAAGGAGCCCAAGAACAACCTG CTGAAGTTCATCGGAATTGGGGCATGA
- the LOC117862430 gene encoding protein MHF2 homolog, translated as MDKDATVGNSRAAETFDPDLIHAIFKLVWRRRAEKGAGGNEDIDVEPAPETSRRNRSTTANASALKVSCELLRIFVTEAIQRSAFIAEAEDATVIEPTHLERVLPQLLLDF; from the exons ATGGACAAAGATGCGACCGTCGGAAACTCGCGCGCTGCCGAGACATTCGATCCG GACCTGATTCACGCCATCTTCAAGCTGgtgtggaggcggcgggcggagaaGGGTGCCGGTGGCAACGAGGACATCGACGTCGAG CCTGCTCCGGAGACCTCGAGGAGAAACAGGAGTACAACTG CCAATGCAAGCGCACTTAAAGTCAGCTGTGAACTTCTGCGCATATTCGTTACAG AGGCTATTCAACGTTCTGCTTTTATCGCTGAAGCGGAGGACGCTACTGTTATCGAACCCACCCATCTAGAGCGTGTATTGCCGCAACTGCTCTTGGACTTTTGA
- the LOC117862431 gene encoding non-specific lipid-transfer protein 2, whose amino-acid sequence MRPAVFLLVAVVVSLLASRAAADFSALAPCDVMQLSPCASAFTGKGSPTPACCARLKSHGPNCLCRYKDDANLKRLVDTRHKRRVFTACKVPVPSC is encoded by the coding sequence ATGAGGCCggccgtcttcctcctcgtcgcggTGGTGGTGAGCCTCCTCGCCAGCCGCGCCGCGGCCGACTTCTCGGCGCTGGCGCCGTGCGACGTGATGCAGCTGAGCCCGTGTGCGAGCGCGTTCACGGGGAAGGGTTCCCCGACGCCCGCCTGCTGCGCCAGGCTCAAGTCCCACGGGCCCAACTGCCTTTGCCGGTATAAGGACGACGCCAACCTGAAGCGCCTCGTCGACACCAGACACAAGCGGAGGGTGTTCACCGCCTGCAAGGTGCCCGTGCCCAGCTGCTAG
- the LOC117862428 gene encoding reticulon-like protein B9 isoform X2 — translation MHPHFPNDHGNGRVGGPFHRHKSIHRLLGGGKVADILLWKDRNLSAGVLLGATLIWYLLEVVEYNVIPLLSQIVILAMLVVFIWSNATPLLNIPPPRIPEVIVSEHAFRHIAQTIHYKLAYTAAALYDIACGKDLKKFLLVIFSLLILSEIGSSYSFTSLLYLGFLCAHTLPALYQRYETEVDHLAARGSEDIKRFYKRIDSNLLNKIARGPVKSKPI, via the exons ATGCATCCTCATTTTCCTAACGATCACGGCAATGGACGAGTGGGTGGTCCATTCCATAGGCACA agtCAATTCATAGGCTTCTTGGCGGAGGAAAAG TGGCGGACATTCTGCTGTGGAAGGACAGGAACTTATCTGCAGGTGTGCTCCTCGGGGCCACGTTGATCTGGTACCTGTTAGAAGTGGTTGAATACAACGTAATCCCGCTCCTTTCCCAGATTGTCATCTTGGCCATGCTCGTGGTCTTCATTTGGTCGAATGCCACGCCGCTCTTGAACAT ACCCCCTCCAAGAATCCCAGAAGTCATCGTCTCTGAGCATGCCTTCCGACATATAGCACAGACCATCCATTACAAACTGGCATACACTGCTGCTGCTCTTTATGACATTGCATGTGGAAAGGATCTGAAGAAATTCCTCTTG GTGATCTTTTCACTGCTAATATTGTCTGAGATTGGAAGTTCTTACAGCTTCACAAGTCTACTATATCTCG GATTTTTGTGTGCTCACACTTTGCCAGCATTGTACCAAAGATATGAGACAGAGGTGGACCATCTAGCTGCAAGAGGTAGTGAAGACATCAAGAGGTTCTATAAGAGGATTGATTCCAATTTGCTCAACAAAATAGCAAGAGGCCCTGTCAAGTCAAAACCTATATAA
- the LOC117862428 gene encoding reticulon-like protein B9 isoform X1 — translation MLLFLSFWTINLHHLNYQSFCLNPCVHGLRCLPLAVADILLWKDRNLSAGVLLGATLIWYLLEVVEYNVIPLLSQIVILAMLVVFIWSNATPLLNIPPPRIPEVIVSEHAFRHIAQTIHYKLAYTAAALYDIACGKDLKKFLLVIFSLLILSEIGSSYSFTSLLYLGFLCAHTLPALYQRYETEVDHLAARGSEDIKRFYKRIDSNLLNKIARGPVKSKPI, via the exons ATGCtactcttcctttctttctggACAATTAACTTGCATCATTTGAATTACCAAAGTTTCTGTCTGAATCCATGTGTTCATGGATTGCGTTGTTTGCCCCTCGCAGTGGCGGACATTCTGCTGTGGAAGGACAGGAACTTATCTGCAGGTGTGCTCCTCGGGGCCACGTTGATCTGGTACCTGTTAGAAGTGGTTGAATACAACGTAATCCCGCTCCTTTCCCAGATTGTCATCTTGGCCATGCTCGTGGTCTTCATTTGGTCGAATGCCACGCCGCTCTTGAACAT ACCCCCTCCAAGAATCCCAGAAGTCATCGTCTCTGAGCATGCCTTCCGACATATAGCACAGACCATCCATTACAAACTGGCATACACTGCTGCTGCTCTTTATGACATTGCATGTGGAAAGGATCTGAAGAAATTCCTCTTG GTGATCTTTTCACTGCTAATATTGTCTGAGATTGGAAGTTCTTACAGCTTCACAAGTCTACTATATCTCG GATTTTTGTGTGCTCACACTTTGCCAGCATTGTACCAAAGATATGAGACAGAGGTGGACCATCTAGCTGCAAGAGGTAGTGAAGACATCAAGAGGTTCTATAAGAGGATTGATTCCAATTTGCTCAACAAAATAGCAAGAGGCCCTGTCAAGTCAAAACCTATATAA
- the LOC117862426 gene encoding uncharacterized protein: MESCVRAVVEAIHSFRSQAIIYLAGGASQALGWLLSVRGASGTVLEVVVPSSRASMAQLLGKMALQFRVKQAAEDMSLAAYNRTLKLSGPGLQVMGVGFTGSLASSRPKHGDHRFYVSTWTHNCLRTSHVTLSKGLRSREEEDEVSSCFLLKAIADTCRVSATIQSGIQEPELPEESTEQFDEDQELQQVIDGQVCMKVYHFPAPVETNFNRKVILPGSFNPLHEGHLKLLEVASSMYDDGLPFFEISAINADKPPLSIAEIKRRVEQFRKAGKNVIISNQPYFYKKAELFPGSAFIIGADTAARLVNPKYYGGDYNRMLEILLECKSTGTIFLVGGRMIEGVFKALEDLVIPEELSDMFISIPEEKFRMDISSTELRKSQGL; encoded by the exons ATGGAGAGCTGCGTCcgcgcggtggtggaggccatcCACTCCTTTCGCTCCCAGGCGATCAT ctacctcgccggcggcgcatCTCAG GCGCTCGGCTGGCTCCTGTCCGTGCGCGGCGCGTCGGGCACCGTCCTCGAGGTCGTCGTGCCCTCCTCCAGGGCCTCCATGGCGCAGCTCCTTGGCAAG ATGGCCTTGCAATTCAGGGT CAAGCAGGCTGCAGAGGACATGTCACTGGCCGCGTACAACCGAACACTCAAGCTTTCTGGGCCAG GTCTCCAAGTTATGGGTGTTGGATTTACAGGGTCACTGGCAAGCTCACGTCCAAAACATGGTGACCACAG GTTTTATGTGTCAACGTGGACTCACAATTGCCTCAGGACATCACATGTTACCTTGTCAAAG GGTTTACGGAgcagagaggaagaagacgaggtTTCAAGCTGTTTTTTGCTTAAG GCAATAGCAGATACCTGCAGAGTATCTGCAACTATTCAGTCAGGCATTCAAGAACCTGAACTTCCAGAAGAAAGCACGGAACAATTTGATGAAGATCAAGAGCTCCAACAAGTCATTGATGGGCAAGTTTGCATGAAAGTCTATCACTTTCCCG CTCCAGTGGAAACGAACTTCAATAGGAAAGTAATTCTACCTGGTTCATTCAACCCCTTGCATGAGGGCCACCTTAAGCTGTTGGAAGTTGCATCAAG CATGTATGATGATGGGCTTCCATTCTTTGAGATATCAGCAATCAATGCCGATAAACCTCCACTATCTATTGCAGAAATTAAGAGGCGTGTTGAGCAATTTAGAAAAGCAG GGAAGAATGTGATAATATCTAACCAACCATACTTCTATAAGAAAGCGGAGCTTTTCCCAGGAAGTGCTTTTATAATTGGTGCAGACACTGCAGCTAGACTTGTTAAT CCCAAGTATTATGGGGGAGATTACAATAGAATGCTGGAGATACTTCTCGAATGTAAAAGCACAGGTACCATTTTTCTTGTTGGTGGTCGAATGATTGAAGGAGTTTTCAAG GCCCTTGAGGATTTAGTCATTCCAGAAGAGCTGAGCGACATGTTCATTTCCATACCAGAGGAAAAATTTCGCATGGATATTTCATCTACTGAATTAAGGAAAAGCCAAGGTCTCTGA
- the LOC117862425 gene encoding general transcription and DNA repair factor IIH helicase/translocase subunit XPB1 isoform X1 produces MAGGDGDRHRAPKRHKSSAPSKAALVDESAEFDYADDFDDDALDANTEVKKRDFTKLELKPDHANRPLWACADGRIFLETFSPLYKQAYDFLIAIAEPVCRPESMHEYNLTPHSLYAAVSVGLETSTIISVLSKLSKTKLPREIIDFIHGSTANYGKVKLVLKKNRYFVESPFPEVLSNLLNDDVISKARISPEDSLGASSFTISKTSGQASGHEELLNGMDLAAATEDKETHSFEIDPSQVENVKQRCLPNALNYPMLEEYDFRNDTVNPDLDMELKPQARPRPYQEKSLSKMFGNGRARSGIIVLPCGAGKSLVGVSAACRIKKSCLCLATNAVSVDQWAFQFKLWSTIKDDHISRFTSDNKEKFRGMAGVVVTTYNMVAFGGKRSEDSEKIIEEIRNREWGLLLMDEVHVVPAHMFRKVISITKSHCKLGLTATLVREDERITDLNFLIGPKLYEANWLDLVKGGFIANVQCAEVWCPMTKEFFAEYLKKENSKKKQVLYVMNPNKFRACEFLIRFHEQQRGDKIIVFADNLFALTAYAMKLRKPMIYGATSHAERTRILYQFKNSPEVNTIFLSKVGDNSIDIPEANVIIQISSHAGSRRQEAQRLGRILRAKGKHQDRMAGGKEEYNAFFYSLVSTDTQEMYYSTKRQQFLIDQGYSFKVITSLPPPEEGPNLSYYTLDEQLELLGKVLNAGDDMIGVEHLEEDSDGKALLKARRSAGSMSAFSGAGGRVYLEYSTKGKGAPKKPKDPSKRHHLFKKRYQ; encoded by the exons atggccggcggcgacg GCGATCGCCACCGCGCGCCGAAGCGGCACAAGTCCTCGGCCCCGTCGAAGGCGGCCCTGGTGGACGAGAGcgccgagttcgactacgccgATGACTTCGACGACGATGCCCTTGACG CGAATACGGAGGTGAAGAAGAGGGATTTCACGAAGCTCGAGTTGAAGCCGGATCACGCGAACCGGCCCCTCTGGGCGTGCGCGGACGGACGCATCTTCCTCGAGACCTTCTCGCCGCTCTACAAGCAGGCATACGATTTCCTTATCGCTATTGCTGAACCTGTGTGCAG GCCAGAATCTATGCATGAGTACAATCTAACTCCCCACTCATTGTATGCTGCGGTCTCAGTAGGACTTGAGACAAGCACTATTATTAGTGTCTTGAGTAAACTCTCTAAGACTAAGTTGCCTCGTGAAATAATTGACTTCATCCACGGATCAACTGCTAACTACGGCAAAGTGAAGCTTGTCTTGAAGAAGAATCGATATTTTGTTGAGTCTCCATTTCCTGAG GTATTGAGTAACCTCCTGAACGATGATGTTATATCAAAAGCTAGGATATCTCCTGAG GATTCCCTTGGTGCATCTTCATTTACTATTAGCAAAACATCTGGACAAGCTAGTGGCCATGAAGAGTTGTTAAATGGAATGGACTTGGCTGCTGCAACTGAAGACAAGGAAACACATTCTTTTGAGATTGATCCCTCTCAG GTTGAGAACGTCAAGCAACGGTGCTTGCCAAATGCATTGAACTACCCCATGCTGGAGGAGTATGATTTCAGAAATGACACT GTAAACCCAGATTTGGACATGGAGCTAAAGCCGCAAGCACGACCCAGGCCATATCAAGAAAAGAGTCTCAGCAAGATGTTTGGAAACG GACGAGCAAGGTCAGGCATTATTGTGCTACCTTGTGGTGCTGGCAAATCCTTGGTTGGTGTATCTGCAGCCTGCCGTATTAAGAAAAGTTGTCTATGTTTGGCCACAAATGCTGTCTCCGTAGATCAATGGGCATTTCAGTTCAAGCTTTGGTCAACTATAAAAGATGACCACATTAGTCGTTTTACATCTGATAACAAGGAGAAATTTAGAGGGATGGCAGGTGTGGTTGTGACTACATATAACATGGTTGCATTTGGTGGTAAACGGTCTGAAGACTCAGAGAAGATTATTGAAGAAATCCGAAACAGAGAGTGGGGCTTGCTTCTAATGGATGAG GTTCACGTTGTCCCTGCACATATGTTTAGAAAAGTCATCAGCATCACTAAATCTCACTGCAAGCTTGGTCTTACTG CTACCCTTGTGAGAGAGGACGAACGCATTACCGATTTGAATTTTCTAATTGGACCAAAACTGTATGAAGCGAATTGGTTGGATTTAGTGAAAGGTGGATTTATTGCAAATGTGCAGTGTGCAGAAGTATGGTGTCCCATGACCAAAGAGTTCTTTGCTGAATATTTGAAGAAGGAAAATTCAAAGAAGAAGCAG GTACTTTATGTcatgaatccaaacaagttcaGGGCTTGTGAGTTCCTGATTCGATTCCATGAGCAACAACGTGGAGACAAGATAATTGTGTTTGCTGACAATCTATTTGCACTAACAGCTTATGCAATGAAACTCCGCAAGCCAATGATTTATGGTGCCACAAG CCATGCGGAGAGGACAAGAATTCTCTACCAATTCAAGAACAGTCCAGAAGTCAATACAATTTTCCTTTCAAAG GTTGGTGATAACTCGATTGATATCCCAGAAGCTAATGTTATCATACAAATATCATCTCATGCTGGTTCAAGGCGTCAAGAAGCTCAGCGTCTGGGACGTATTCTCAGGGCAAAG GGTAAGCATCAAGATAGGATGGCTGGAGGAAAAGAAGAATACAATGCTTTTTTCTATTCTCTAGTGTCAACCGACACACAG GAGATGTACTACTCAACAAAAAGGCAGCAGTTTCTTATTGACCAGGGATATAGCTTCAAG GTTATCACTAGTTTGCCGCCACCTGAAGAAGGACCTAATCTGAGCTATTACACGCTTGATGAACAGCTTGAGCTTCTGGGCAAG GTGCTGAATGCAGGGGATGACATGATTGGCGTTGAGCATTTGGAAGAAGACTCTGATGGCAAGGCTCTTCTGAAAGCTCGTCGCTCTGCCGGATCGATGAGTGCCTTTTCTGGAGCCGGTGGAAGGGTTTACTTGGAATACAG CACGAAGGGGAAGGGTGCTCCGAAGAAACCCAAGGACCCATCAAAGAGGCATCATCTGTTTAAGAAGCGCTACCAGTAG
- the LOC117862425 gene encoding general transcription and DNA repair factor IIH helicase/translocase subunit XPB2 isoform X2, whose protein sequence is MHEYNLTPHSLYAAVSVGLETSTIISVLSKLSKTKLPREIIDFIHGSTANYGKVKLVLKKNRYFVESPFPEVLSNLLNDDVISKARISPEDSLGASSFTISKTSGQASGHEELLNGMDLAAATEDKETHSFEIDPSQVENVKQRCLPNALNYPMLEEYDFRNDTVNPDLDMELKPQARPRPYQEKSLSKMFGNGRARSGIIVLPCGAGKSLVGVSAACRIKKSCLCLATNAVSVDQWAFQFKLWSTIKDDHISRFTSDNKEKFRGMAGVVVTTYNMVAFGGKRSEDSEKIIEEIRNREWGLLLMDEVHVVPAHMFRKVISITKSHCKLGLTATLVREDERITDLNFLIGPKLYEANWLDLVKGGFIANVQCAEVWCPMTKEFFAEYLKKENSKKKQVLYVMNPNKFRACEFLIRFHEQQRGDKIIVFADNLFALTAYAMKLRKPMIYGATSHAERTRILYQFKNSPEVNTIFLSKVGDNSIDIPEANVIIQISSHAGSRRQEAQRLGRILRAKGKHQDRMAGGKEEYNAFFYSLVSTDTQEMYYSTKRQQFLIDQGYSFKVITSLPPPEEGPNLSYYTLDEQLELLGKVLNAGDDMIGVEHLEEDSDGKALLKARRSAGSMSAFSGAGGRVYLEYSTKGKGAPKKPKDPSKRHHLFKKRYQ, encoded by the exons ATGCATGAGTACAATCTAACTCCCCACTCATTGTATGCTGCGGTCTCAGTAGGACTTGAGACAAGCACTATTATTAGTGTCTTGAGTAAACTCTCTAAGACTAAGTTGCCTCGTGAAATAATTGACTTCATCCACGGATCAACTGCTAACTACGGCAAAGTGAAGCTTGTCTTGAAGAAGAATCGATATTTTGTTGAGTCTCCATTTCCTGAG GTATTGAGTAACCTCCTGAACGATGATGTTATATCAAAAGCTAGGATATCTCCTGAG GATTCCCTTGGTGCATCTTCATTTACTATTAGCAAAACATCTGGACAAGCTAGTGGCCATGAAGAGTTGTTAAATGGAATGGACTTGGCTGCTGCAACTGAAGACAAGGAAACACATTCTTTTGAGATTGATCCCTCTCAG GTTGAGAACGTCAAGCAACGGTGCTTGCCAAATGCATTGAACTACCCCATGCTGGAGGAGTATGATTTCAGAAATGACACT GTAAACCCAGATTTGGACATGGAGCTAAAGCCGCAAGCACGACCCAGGCCATATCAAGAAAAGAGTCTCAGCAAGATGTTTGGAAACG GACGAGCAAGGTCAGGCATTATTGTGCTACCTTGTGGTGCTGGCAAATCCTTGGTTGGTGTATCTGCAGCCTGCCGTATTAAGAAAAGTTGTCTATGTTTGGCCACAAATGCTGTCTCCGTAGATCAATGGGCATTTCAGTTCAAGCTTTGGTCAACTATAAAAGATGACCACATTAGTCGTTTTACATCTGATAACAAGGAGAAATTTAGAGGGATGGCAGGTGTGGTTGTGACTACATATAACATGGTTGCATTTGGTGGTAAACGGTCTGAAGACTCAGAGAAGATTATTGAAGAAATCCGAAACAGAGAGTGGGGCTTGCTTCTAATGGATGAG GTTCACGTTGTCCCTGCACATATGTTTAGAAAAGTCATCAGCATCACTAAATCTCACTGCAAGCTTGGTCTTACTG CTACCCTTGTGAGAGAGGACGAACGCATTACCGATTTGAATTTTCTAATTGGACCAAAACTGTATGAAGCGAATTGGTTGGATTTAGTGAAAGGTGGATTTATTGCAAATGTGCAGTGTGCAGAAGTATGGTGTCCCATGACCAAAGAGTTCTTTGCTGAATATTTGAAGAAGGAAAATTCAAAGAAGAAGCAG GTACTTTATGTcatgaatccaaacaagttcaGGGCTTGTGAGTTCCTGATTCGATTCCATGAGCAACAACGTGGAGACAAGATAATTGTGTTTGCTGACAATCTATTTGCACTAACAGCTTATGCAATGAAACTCCGCAAGCCAATGATTTATGGTGCCACAAG CCATGCGGAGAGGACAAGAATTCTCTACCAATTCAAGAACAGTCCAGAAGTCAATACAATTTTCCTTTCAAAG GTTGGTGATAACTCGATTGATATCCCAGAAGCTAATGTTATCATACAAATATCATCTCATGCTGGTTCAAGGCGTCAAGAAGCTCAGCGTCTGGGACGTATTCTCAGGGCAAAG GGTAAGCATCAAGATAGGATGGCTGGAGGAAAAGAAGAATACAATGCTTTTTTCTATTCTCTAGTGTCAACCGACACACAG GAGATGTACTACTCAACAAAAAGGCAGCAGTTTCTTATTGACCAGGGATATAGCTTCAAG GTTATCACTAGTTTGCCGCCACCTGAAGAAGGACCTAATCTGAGCTATTACACGCTTGATGAACAGCTTGAGCTTCTGGGCAAG GTGCTGAATGCAGGGGATGACATGATTGGCGTTGAGCATTTGGAAGAAGACTCTGATGGCAAGGCTCTTCTGAAAGCTCGTCGCTCTGCCGGATCGATGAGTGCCTTTTCTGGAGCCGGTGGAAGGGTTTACTTGGAATACAG CACGAAGGGGAAGGGTGCTCCGAAGAAACCCAAGGACCCATCAAAGAGGCATCATCTGTTTAAGAAGCGCTACCAGTAG